In Bdellovibrionota bacterium, the DNA window ACTTTTCTACGGCGTGGATCGAAACACGTTTGCACGTATCCCCGCACTCTCTCTTTGCGCCGGCTATTCGGGGCAAATGCTGGACGATGCGGAGGCTCCCGGAACATTAATGGGATTTCCCAATGCCGTGCAGGCTGCAAGGGCCGCGCTCCGCTGTCATCCCGAACTCATGCGGGCGCTGCCGGAAGGGTCGGTTCCGCCGATGGTGATCGACACGTCTGGAGATTCGAAACGAATGGCCACGGTCGCTTTTGGAATGCCGGCCGGGACCATTGCCGTGACCGAGAACATCGCCCGCTGGCTGGCGGGCGAGCCGCTGGAGCTCCTCCCAGGTCCTCGAATTCGGATGGAGGGCGAACGCGACGTCCCGGTTCGGATTCTCAATCTTTCGTCTCATAACATGGGCTGGGCGCTTCCGACGATTCCCACGGCGTTCCCCCCTTCGTCGCCCCCGTACCTGCGGCGGACCGAGCCGGCTGTGATCAACATTCAGATGGCTCCCAAGCGGAGCTGGCCGAAAATTCCGTGGCGGATTTTGTTTATCCTCGCGATAGGCGTTGTTTTCGTATTCGGCGCTCTTGCCTCGGCGCGGCTTCTGACACGCCGGCTTCGAGCTGCGCGTACGGGTTCACCGGAGCCGCAGGCTCAGACGTCCTCCGAGATTTCGTTCGTAGAGGCTATACCGACGCCCACTCCGACACCGATCCCGCTTGGTTTCGGAACGGTCGTGATTCAAACGACGCCGCCGGCGGCGAAGGTGTATCTAAATGATGAATT includes these proteins:
- a CDS encoding PEGA domain-containing protein, whose protein sequence is MGKQDLAAWVLFYGVDRNTFARIPALSLCAGYSGQMLDDAEAPGTLMGFPNAVQAARAALRCHPELMRALPEGSVPPMVIDTSGDSKRMATVAFGMPAGTIAVTENIARWLAGEPLELLPGPRIRMEGERDVPVRILNLSSHNMGWALPTIPTAFPPSSPPYLRRTEPAVINIQMAPKRSWPKIPWRILFILAIGVVFVFGALASARLLTRRLRAARTGSPEPQAQTSSEISFVEAIPTPTPTPIPLGFGTVVIQTTPPAAKVYLNDELVGKKSPVVLSQKSNQETYKLTVEAKGYDTHTSLFNVDADQRKVIDIRLAKQVPK